One Armatimonas rosea genomic window carries:
- a CDS encoding tetratricopeptide repeat protein — MSTIESAIALFEDASAAREQGSIAQATTLCAQSLALFEQLEGDSPDTANVLLTLGELQQALGDYEEAKESATRAETILDTLKESFTGPVAVGLRVQALGQIGNVLRHQGRYSEAKCFLGKALELARDGLGESDENTAFARNNVGMLYKYTAQFDEAEELYGTALTALEKELGEGHPNTATLYHNLGGLEHARGNYEKGEPLARRAWEINREHLGESHPTTLADAAAWAGLLDGLERYNESEPIYRRVLETFEALYGPEHYEVVVALNNLANVRYALGDVAEAESLMRRALTAKESSLGPEHPDTALTASNLGVILQSRGQTDEARTLFTRALNTFQNTVGKDHPKTQMARENLASVGLS, encoded by the coding sequence ATGAGCACAATAGAGAGCGCCATCGCACTTTTTGAAGATGCCAGTGCCGCCCGTGAGCAGGGCAGCATTGCCCAAGCCACGACACTCTGTGCGCAGAGCTTGGCGCTCTTTGAACAGCTTGAGGGCGACTCTCCCGACACCGCCAACGTTCTCCTCACCCTCGGCGAGCTTCAGCAGGCGCTTGGCGACTACGAAGAAGCAAAAGAGTCGGCGACACGGGCGGAGACGATTTTAGACACCCTGAAAGAGAGCTTTACAGGGCCTGTTGCCGTAGGGCTGCGCGTACAGGCACTGGGGCAAATCGGCAATGTGCTTCGCCACCAGGGGAGGTACAGCGAGGCCAAGTGCTTTCTCGGTAAGGCCCTTGAGCTGGCCCGCGATGGCTTGGGTGAGAGCGACGAGAACACGGCCTTTGCCCGCAACAATGTCGGGATGCTCTACAAGTACACTGCCCAGTTCGACGAGGCCGAGGAACTCTACGGCACCGCACTCACCGCACTTGAGAAAGAGCTCGGGGAAGGGCACCCCAACACCGCCACGCTCTACCATAACCTTGGGGGACTAGAGCACGCCCGCGGAAATTACGAAAAAGGCGAGCCACTGGCAAGACGAGCCTGGGAGATTAACCGAGAGCACCTCGGCGAGAGCCATCCCACCACCCTCGCCGATGCCGCCGCTTGGGCAGGGCTCCTCGATGGATTGGAGCGCTACAACGAATCCGAGCCAATCTACCGGCGAGTCCTAGAGACCTTCGAAGCCCTCTACGGCCCCGAGCACTACGAGGTAGTCGTTGCACTCAACAACCTCGCCAATGTGCGTTATGCGTTGGGGGATGTGGCAGAAGCCGAGTCTCTCATGCGCCGTGCTCTGACCGCCAAGGAAAGCTCCCTCGGCCCCGAGCACCCCGACACGGCACTCACGGCAAGCAACCTGGGCGTCATCCTCCAGAGCAGGGGCCAGACCGACGAGGCACGCACCCTCTTTACCCGCGCCCTCAACACGTTCCAGAATACCGTCGGCAAAGACCACCCTAAGACTCAGATGGCACGCGAAAACCTTGCAAGTGTAGGACTTTCGTGA
- a CDS encoding MFS transporter: MTVFRALRNRTFAALWLGQTLSRIGDFTYELALAWWVLKKTGSPQATSLVLIFALTPSVLFSLLGGVAADKFARAWLMLGSDIARGVVALAVALLSASGRLEVSHLYVASLLFGFLDAFFQPAYAALVPQLISEDERPSATALTGISMSLGRIAGPAIGAGLVAALGPTLAFSINAVTFFVSSLLLLPALGVRLPKAAIPHEAPLWQSLGEGFRTVRRQRWLWVSIVLFALTNITLVAPYCVCMPYLVTQVRHAGVGTLGILYAAFPLGYLLGGLWLGRLPRLRRRGLVMHGAMALAATMLALLGTRLPLPVLLVAALINGVALEANNLAWMGLLQEKIPPEQQGRVFSIDAMGSLALLPLGLALVGWGAVVLGPDKIFLLGGSVTTLLSLFVLVSVPSLRQLD, from the coding sequence GTGACCGTCTTTCGAGCCCTGCGAAACCGAACCTTCGCCGCACTCTGGCTAGGGCAGACCCTCTCCCGTATCGGGGACTTCACCTATGAGCTCGCACTGGCATGGTGGGTCCTCAAGAAAACCGGCTCACCACAGGCAACCAGCCTCGTGCTGATCTTTGCCCTCACCCCCTCAGTTCTCTTTTCACTTCTCGGAGGAGTCGCCGCGGATAAGTTCGCGCGTGCCTGGCTGATGCTCGGTTCAGATATAGCCCGTGGAGTCGTCGCGCTGGCCGTGGCCCTGCTGAGCGCCTCGGGAAGGCTAGAGGTGTCGCATCTCTACGTGGCGAGCCTGCTCTTTGGGTTTCTGGATGCCTTCTTTCAGCCCGCCTACGCCGCCCTCGTTCCCCAGCTCATCTCCGAGGACGAGCGCCCTTCCGCCACAGCACTTACGGGCATCAGTATGAGCCTCGGACGAATCGCCGGGCCTGCTATCGGTGCTGGGCTGGTGGCAGCCCTAGGTCCAACGTTAGCATTCAGTATAAACGCCGTGACGTTCTTCGTCTCCAGTCTTCTCCTGCTTCCTGCCCTGGGAGTTCGCCTTCCCAAAGCCGCGATTCCCCATGAGGCTCCCCTCTGGCAGTCACTCGGAGAAGGCTTTCGCACGGTTCGTCGCCAGCGCTGGCTGTGGGTAAGCATCGTGCTCTTTGCCTTGACCAATATCACCCTGGTCGCACCGTATTGTGTCTGTATGCCCTATCTGGTGACGCAAGTGCGCCACGCGGGAGTGGGCACTCTGGGAATACTCTACGCCGCATTTCCACTGGGTTACCTGCTCGGGGGTCTCTGGCTTGGGCGACTGCCGCGGCTACGGCGACGTGGTCTGGTGATGCATGGAGCGATGGCTCTAGCAGCGACCATGCTTGCGCTCCTGGGAACACGTCTGCCACTCCCCGTTCTCCTCGTGGCAGCTCTGATAAACGGGGTGGCGCTGGAGGCCAATAACCTGGCCTGGATGGGACTCCTCCAAGAGAAGATCCCTCCCGAGCAACAGGGGCGTGTCTTTAGTATCGATGCGATGGGGTCGCTCGCACTCCTGCCTCTTGGGCTCGCGCTGGTAGGCTGGGGGGCAGTGGTGCTTGGGCCAGATAAGATCTTTCTCCTTGGTGGCAGCGTGACCACCCTGCTCTCTCTGTTCGTACTAGTAAGCGTGCCCTCCCTACGTCAACTGGATTGA